Proteins co-encoded in one Thamnophis elegans isolate rThaEle1 chromosome 1, rThaEle1.pri, whole genome shotgun sequence genomic window:
- the TMEM251 gene encoding transmembrane protein 251 isoform X1: protein MKRRRAWRMMNFRQRMGWIGVGLYLIASAAAFYYVFEINETYNRLALEHIQQPPEKFKQEISWMHSLKTRLLSVPFWLWAIIFLIPYLQMFLFLYSCTRADPKTVGYCIIPICLAVVCNRHQTFAKASNQISRLQLIDT, encoded by the coding sequence gcGCAGAGCATGGAGAATGATGAATTTCCGTCAGAGGATGGGATGGATTGGTGTGGGACTGTATCTAATAGCAAGTGCTGCAGCATTTTACTATGTCTTCGAAATCAATGAGACTTACAATCGACTAGCACTGGAACACATTCAGCAACCACCAGAGaaatttaaacaagaaatcagcTGGATGCATTCCTTAAAAACACGTCTTCTCTCTGTACCCTTTTGGCTATGGGCCATTATCTTTTTAATACCTTATTTGCAAATGTTCTTATTTCTTTACTCATGTACGAGGGCTGATCCTAAAACAGTGGGCTACTGCATAATTCCTATCTGCTTGGCTGTGGTTTGCAATCGTCATCAAACATTTGCAAAGGCCTCCAATCAAATCAGCAGACTGCAGCTTATTGACACGTAA
- the GON7 gene encoding EKC/KEOPS complex subunit GON7 codes for MELQAELTGRDGLKRAWRVRCEPPGELRGLLAGLSRLREEVTARLGPLVQQESVAAAGDRDERGDDEDGDEDEEEEGKHINSKAYSDEPPLKRTKPHS; via the exons ATGGAGTTGCAGGCCGAGCTTACCGGCCGCGATGGCTTGAAACGAGCGTGGCGTGTTCGGTGTGAGCCTCCGGGAGAGCTGCGGGGCCTGCTGGCGGGTTTGTCTCGGCTGCGAGAGGAAGTCACCGCTCGGCTTGGCCCTCTGGTGCAGCAGGAGAGCGTCGCTGCCGCCGGAGACAGAGATGAGCGTGGAG ATGATGAAGATGGAGatgaagatgaggaagaagaaggaaagcatATCAACAGCAAAGCATATTCAGATGAACCACCATTAAAACGGACAAAACCACACTCCTGA
- the TMEM251 gene encoding transmembrane protein 251 isoform X2, translating to MMNFRQRMGWIGVGLYLIASAAAFYYVFEINETYNRLALEHIQQPPEKFKQEISWMHSLKTRLLSVPFWLWAIIFLIPYLQMFLFLYSCTRADPKTVGYCIIPICLAVVCNRHQTFAKASNQISRLQLIDT from the coding sequence ATGATGAATTTCCGTCAGAGGATGGGATGGATTGGTGTGGGACTGTATCTAATAGCAAGTGCTGCAGCATTTTACTATGTCTTCGAAATCAATGAGACTTACAATCGACTAGCACTGGAACACATTCAGCAACCACCAGAGaaatttaaacaagaaatcagcTGGATGCATTCCTTAAAAACACGTCTTCTCTCTGTACCCTTTTGGCTATGGGCCATTATCTTTTTAATACCTTATTTGCAAATGTTCTTATTTCTTTACTCATGTACGAGGGCTGATCCTAAAACAGTGGGCTACTGCATAATTCCTATCTGCTTGGCTGTGGTTTGCAATCGTCATCAAACATTTGCAAAGGCCTCCAATCAAATCAGCAGACTGCAGCTTATTGACACGTAA